The following is a genomic window from Haloplasma contractile SSD-17B.
TAGCAGCAGAATACATACCTACCTCTAATGTTGTTCCCATTAAAGAACCGAGCATAACTTTATCTATTTTCATGTATAAAGTGCCCATAAGTCCAGCTAAAACTAAGTACCAACTCTGAGATAATACTGACTTTGCGTACTTAAAATCAATTCTCCATTTAATATTCACTTCTCTATTTCTAGAATATGCAATAAAAAGTCCTATACCTATTATAATGGCATTTACCATATATATTAACGAAAAATGTATTAGTGTACCTCCGAGTAATACTAAAACTATTTTCATAACTACCATAATAATATATGAAATCATTCTTATAATTGAGGAAATTTTAGCTTTATGATGCGCTTGAATCCAATACTCAATCACCTCTATAGCTTTAAAAACCATTGTAATTGATAGTATAAAAACTATAATATGTAAATTTCTATCATCAGCATCAATTATATTAATTATTATAATTGCTACAATTGTTAATATACTACCGCCTATAACTCTCATAACTAAGCTTGTACATAGTATTGTCCCTTCATCATAATTTTCATCAACAATAGCTTTAACTGACAATGTTTCAAGTCCTAATGTGGAAAACGCTGTAAATAAAGTTACGAATGATAATGCATAATTGTATTGACCATATCTTTCTGGGCCAAAATATCTAGCAACAATGGCTGTAACAAAAACCCCGATAACCATCGTAAATAACTTATCTACTACAAGCCACCTTGAATTCTGGATTATACGTGTTGCTAATTTATTTGCCTGTAAACGGTCTTTAAGTTTCTTTATACGTGCTTTATAACTCACTTCTTTACCTTCTTTTCGAATATATTGTTATATATATTTAATAATTGTTCAGTATTTTCTTTACGATTGTGAATTTTCAAAGCACTTAATCTAGCATTTTCTGAAAGTTCCAGTGCGAGTTTATCATTAGAAAATATTTTATCCACATAGAATGCTAACATATAAGGGGCATCATGCTGATACAAATAGCCATCGTATCCACTCTTAATTCTATCAGTTACTCCTCCAACATAAGATGCGATTGTTGGGACACCAAGAAGCTTTGCTTCACTCACAGAATTAGATTCATTTTCTATAGTTGATGGATTAATAAAGGTATGTGAATTCAAAAATCTTTCGCACATTTCCTTCTCATTTAAAACTCCAGTAAAGCAAACATGATTTTCTAAATCGTGTTTATGGACAAGTTTGATTATATATTTTGCATAAGATGTATGACGAAGTTTATCTCTAATCGTATCAGATTTCAAGAAATTGTGACCGGCTACATATAATTTCACACTGGGATATTTCTTCTTTAGGATGAATAAAGCATCTAACATATTATGAAGACCCTTTATCGGATAATATGCTTGACTAATAAATATCGAATATTTCTCACATTCTTTTAGTGACCATTCATTTTTATAAAACTCATTTCTGAGAGTTTCATTACATTTATAATAACTCGCATACGGGTTAACTTGAGTAGTACATGCTTTATCCCATGTTGTTCTTCCTATTATGTTATCAGCAATCGACAATGCTTCTATTTCAAATAAACCTCTTTGTCTAAACTTCTCTTGTTGTTGTAATATATTATCTTGCTTAATAAAATCTCTAGTCGTAATTTTTTTTATTGCTGAAAGTGGTAGATTTGATAAATAATGTTTCGCAATAATTGATGTTAATCCTTGTATTGAGATAACATGTTTTAATTTTCTTTCCTTACATAATTGTAAAAATGCTAAACTGTGCGGATATTCAGTTCCCTGGATATGAACAATATCTGGCTTAGCATGATTAAGAATTGATAATAGTTTTTTAGTATCTGAAATTTTTCTATTGTTAGTATTAGCTGAAAATGCGTAATAAGTTATTCTTTTCCCCTCAATAACTTTATATCCACTCACATCTTTATGTGGAAATGCAATTGTTAGGTTAACATTATTACTTTTCGATAAAAAATCAGATGCATTCACCAACCATCCACCAAACGGAATTACTTCTTTATTCATTAAATTACTAGCTTCTGGTAGTGGTAAATTTATAATCCATAAAATATTCATAGCTCACCTCTAAAGTGTTAACTAATTTTTTTAAATATTTCTAAATATTTTTTAACCATTCCATTTATAAGACAAAATGATAAAAACATAAATGGAACTCCTTCTAGTATTGGTTCAACCATAAAATTCAAAATAAATGCTAAGTAAGTACTAAAAAGTAATATTTTTAAATCAATAGAAATATAATTATTTCTTATAACCTCAAGTAAACTATACATTACTTGAAGTGTGTATAATACTAAGAAAATAAAAGGAATTAAACCAGTAGCATATATTACATCAAGCCATAAATTGTGAACATAATTTACATTTCCTAAATGCATTCTGTATCCCCCTAAAGGATATCTCACAATTTGAACTAAAACATTTTTGTATGCTTCTATTCTTGGATCATCTGTTAATTCCATACTATTAGATCTCAAGTACCATGTAGAACTTTGAATAAATTCTTTAATATTAAATATGTTACTAGTATAAAACACAAATATTATAAGTAAAATGAATAAAATGAAATTTATAACTTTAAATCTATTTTGATCGAATTTTTTACATGAAAAATTATAAAGTACGATATTAGCAGCAAAATTAATAAGTAATATTGCAATTGCTGTTCTATTCCCCAATATAAAAGCAACAAACAAGGAAAAGATAATTAATAAAATAATTAGAAAACCAAACTTCTTATTTCCTTTATTTGTTATCAAAAGTATTGAATAGAATAATAGTCCTAACATCAAAGTAAACTTTGTTCCTTGAATAGTTGCTGTAAATTCGACTCCAGTCCAAATATCCGGAATAATTCTTGGGCCTGCCACTGTAGAGATAAAACCATACCTCTGAAAATATTTAATCATATTTAAAGTACCATGAATAAAGTTACCCATAATAATCATTAATACTGTTTTGAAAATAAAACCTGTATTACCTTTTACTACAGTATATCCCATGAAGTAAATTGTAACAGGACCAATCAAATAAGTGAACAGTGCTCCAATACCACCATATGTATATTGAATTAATAATAAATAATACGCAATTGAAAAAAGCCAAATCAGAACAAATTCTGTAGTTATTCTAAATCTTGACTTTTTATAAAACGCTACAATAATACCACCAGTAAAAAGACTTAAAAGTAAGAAGTTAGATTTTGCCATAAAATTAAGTGATAAAAAGAATACTACTAAATACCATAACCAATCAAGATTTTTACGCTCTAATAACATACCATTGAATTTTTTATCTGTATTAATCATATTAGATATTCCTTTTTAGTTGTTAAATTAATTATTTTATTTGCTTGTATTATATTATTTTTGTTTTCTAAAACAAAACTCTTGGCTAGCTTACCTTTTTTGTGTAAATCTTTCTCATCACTCTTTAGAATATCGTCAAGGGTTTTAGTCATTCCTTCAGTAGATTCATCATGAAATAAAAGCACATATTCATAATATTCTTTAGGCATACCAGGAAGAGGTGTTGTTAATATTGGTGTTCCAGATACCATATATTCCATATTTTTTGATGGAAATGAATACTTTGTAAACTCTTCATCAGAAGGTCTAGGATTAACAAGCAATGTCACTTTTAATTGCTCCTTTACTATAGTATCGTTGGGAACAACACCAAAATATTTAATCCTATTATCTCTCTTTTCATATTCTTTAATATCATCTTCCATTTCTCCTGAACCATATAACCACAATCTTGCATTATCATTATTTAACATTATAAAAGCTTCAATTAATTTTCTTATACCAGCTTTTTCTTTGAGTGAGCCCGCATACATTATTATTTGTTCTTTATATTTGTCATATAAAGAATTTGAAACTTTACACATATTAAAGTCAACCATCCCTTCAATAACTAAATACGGCTTTTTATTGGGATTAATAAAATCATTCATCTGATATGTTAATATAGTATATACATCATATTTTTTTACAAAATATTGACTCAACTTTGTATAAATAGAAGAAGTTATTTTTTTAAAAAATGATCTTTTACCACTATTATAATTTCGCATATAGCTAGGTATATCCGTAACAATTGCGACATTCTTAACTCCAGTAATTTTTGATGCAAATAAAGCTGAAAGAGAGATTGATAGATTTAATATATCGCAAACTATTATTCTTTCTTCACCTCTATTTTTGAAAATCCATTTTAGTGTATTAATAAAACCGGTAATAAAAATATGTATGTGTCTAAAGATTGGATTGTAGAAAATCTTTAAATACTGATAAGTAATATTTTCATTCACTTCAATATTATTAAGTAGTTTAAGACTCCTATTTGTAGTGGGATTAATTGGTGGTCTAGACATCACATGAACACTTTTAACTGATTTAGCTGCACCTTTACTTAATAAATCATGAAATTTCTGGGATTGTTGCTGTGGTTTAATTTCACTATTTTCAAATATTTTTTTAAACCTCACATCAGAGCATAATGTTGAAACATATAAGATATTCATCATAACACCTCAAGTAAAATATGTTTAATACTGACCTCAACTATGTTAATTGAGTTCAATACTTTTTTTTGCAATTTTAGAATACAAAAAATTATGAGCTGCATGATTTTCAGCAAATAATTTCATTTTATTATATTTATCTTTGTCAATTATCAATTCTTCTACAATATTTTTTATTTCACTGATAGAATCCTCATACAAAAATCTACAATTCTCACCTAGATTAATGTGATCCGTCCCTTCCCAGTGTTTAACTATCAAGGGGATTCCCAAAGCAACAACTTGCTCCCAAAAAACTGAATGTCTACCTGGAAAAACAACTAAATCTGCAGAACCGAAATATTTATAACTTTCTTCTGGTTCAACCCATCCTACATATTGAATTTTTTTACCATCAACAATATTATTAACTTCGTCTTCCAATTTACTTATAATTGATCCAAATACAATTAATTTTACATTTTCTATTCCTAATTCTTTAACTGCTTTCATTAATAGTATAGTTTGTTTCTTTGCTTGATCAATTTTGCCACCAGTTACAATTAAAAAATCTGTTGGCTCTATTTTAAATTTTTTCCTAATGCTTTTTTTTACAGATTCACTGGTTGCTTCAAGGACCTTTTCATCATCCGCACCCATAACTAATAATTTTATTTTTTTAGTTGGAATTTTGTATACATCGTGCAAAAAATCTGCTCTTGCAGGTAAGACACCATAAAAAACATTTGTATAAGGTTCTATCATTTTAGCAGTAAAACGCCAAAGGATCTTATGCAAAAAATTACGTGAAAAGAAATTAGTAGCACTATTAGAGAAATCTGCATGATTGTCGACAAATACTTTAACATCTGGATGCTTTTTCAAGTACTTTATAATTGTATAAATATCTAAAAATTGAACACCGTGAATAAAAATTATTTCTGGAGATTCTTTTTCTAAAGTGTTATACAAGTTTATGTATTTTTTGAACCTATAATGAAAGGGTTTATCATTTTTTATTTTTATTCTAATTGTCTTTATTTCATTTTCATTGATATAAGAGTCTCTATCATCTAGAATCAAATTACCATTTGAGTTGTAAATGTATTTTGATGTTATCATTACAACTTCATGGTTATTAATCTTATGATATTTTGGTAATAAATTATCTTGATATGTCCAATAATCTGTAACAGGACCACATAATGCTACATGTACTATTTTCATAAGTTAATGGACCTCGCTTTCAATAGGTTAATATAAGTTAATTTACTTATTTAAAAGTGTTAGCATTTTTTCTGATAAATTCACACTATTAAAAGGATCAAAAAATTCGACTCTATTATAATCATCCAAGATTTCACGAGAAAATGCACAGTCTGAAGCAATAATAGGGGTTTGATGCATTTTAGCTTCTAATAAAGGCAAACCAAAAGTCTCGATAAATGATGGAAATAACAAAACTGATTTTGAGTAAAAATCATATACTTTTTCAATACTAATCATACCTATAAAATCAATGGGTAAATTTTCATTATCAATAAATGCCTTTAGACTTGATATATGACTGTTCTCATAACCATTTAAAGTGAATACTACTTTAAAGTTATTTATCTTTTTATCATGAAGTAGCTTACATGCTTTCACTATAGCATCATGATTCTTATAAATCATACTGCCTGCCGGGTAGAAAAAAAGTTTTATGTTTGATTTACTTGGTTTATATTGTTTTTTTATCTCTACCTTAATTTCTGGTTGTTTCAGTACTAGCTTTTTTTTACTAATTCTAGTTTTCTTTATCACAGCATCTATAATCCATTTGCTCTGAACAATTACTTTATCAGCTTTCCTTATTGATTTAAAAATCATTTTACTGATTATATTTTGATAAACCCAAAATTTAAAATTTTCAGTTACACCATACCTTTTTTCAGCAAAAGGTAATGACTGATGTAAATATAATGTTTGCCTTATCTTAACTTTAGGAACAAGAATATTTTGTAAAGATAATACTTCATCTACATCATAATTTTCTACAAGTTTGTGTGCTACAAAATTATCAAAATACAACCTATGAAACCAACTCTTTTTTATCCAAGGGTAGTTTAAAACTTTAATATTTTCGTACTCATTTAAGTTTGGTGTACTAACAACAAAAATCCATTCACTATCTTTATCCTTTATTGCAGCATCATAATATTGTTTAAGTATCGTTAATGCTCCACCACTTTCGGCTGGAACATCAAAGACCATTATTTTCATTTAAAAATCCTCCAAACAACTCTGTTTACATAGTCAGTATAGGATAATATAATCCTCAGCACCTTATCTGAAACATTTGGGATACTATAATCTGCCACTAATCTTAAGGTATCGTTCTCTTGTGTAGTCAATATTTCTAACCCTTGTAGAATCCTTTCTTTCTTTAATCCGATCATCATTGCAGCTGCTTCTTCCATAGCTTCTGGTCTTTCATGGGCTTGTCTTATGTTTAGTGCCCTAAATCCAAGTATAGATGACTCTTCACTTATAGTTCCACTATCACTGAGAACTGCTATAGCACAAGCTTGTAGTTTTATATAATCATTAAAACCTAAAGGTTTCATTGTCTTAACTAATGAATTGAATTTAATTCCTTTTACTTCAATCATTTTTCTAGTTCTTGGATGTGTACTAATAATAACAGGCATTTTATATTTTTCAGCTATTGCATTTAAACTATCGACTAAATTTAAAAAATTTTGTTCAGAGTTAATATTTTCTTCTCTATGTGCTGAAACGACAAAGTAATGTTCTTCTTTTAGATCTAATCGCTGTAAAACGTCTGATTTTTCTATATCATTTTTTCTATTGTTAATAACCTCAAACATGGGACTTCCAGTTTTAATGATACGGTCTGCAGGCAATCCTTCTCTTAATAGATATTCTCTTGCAATATCACTATAGGTAAGATTTATATCTGAGATGTGATCTACTATTTTTCTATTTGTTTCTTCAGGTACCCTTTGATCATAACATCTATTTCCTGCTTCCATATGAAATATTGGAATTTTCTTTTTCTTAGCAGCTATTGCACATAAACAACTGTTAGTATCTCCTAGCACTAAGAACGCATCAGGTTTTACTTCTTCCATAATGGGATCAATTTTTATAAGAATGTTACCTATTGTTTCCATTGCTGCCCCAGTAGCTGCATTGAGAAAATAATCAGGCTTTCTTAAGTTAAAATCTTTAAAAAATACTTCATTAAGTTCATAGTCATAATTCTGTCCTGTATGAACAAGTATGTGTTCAATTGCGTCAGATTCTTCTAATTTATTAATTACAGCTGATAATCGAATTATTTCTGGTCTAGTTCCTACCACTGTCATCACTTTTAGTTTTTTCATAATTTAACCTCCAAGTAATATGTATCTGGATTTTCAGGATCAAAGCACTCATTTGCCCACATAATTGTGACCATATCTGTTTCTCCTAAATTTTCTATATTGTGTGTGTATCCAGTTGGAATATCTACTACTTCTAATTTATCTCCACTTACAAAGTATTCAATAATTTCATTAGAAATAATTTTTCTAAATCTTATAACTCCATTACCACTCACAACAAGAAATTTCTCATTTTTTGTATGATGCCAGTGATTACCTTTAGTTATACCTGGTTTCGATACGTTCACAGATACCTGTCCTCTATCTTGTGTCTTTAAGAATTCTGTAAATGAACCTCTGTTATCTTTATTCATTCTTAGTTCATAACTAAAGCTATCTTTTGGTAAATAACTTAAATAAGTACTGTAAAGTTTTTTCGTAAATTGATCTGACATATTCGGTATAGAACGATCCTGTCGAGAATTTTTAAAGTTGTATATTAAATCAACGATTTCACCAAGAGTAATCGTATGTACCTTAGGAATTACGCAATAATCTCCATCGGTATGCTCATTTCCTTTTAGTGCTCCTATGAGTTCTATTACTACATCATCAATATATACTAAATTCATAATCACACTTCGATCATTTACAGTAATCGGTAAGTCGTGTGCAACATTATGACAAAATGTTGCTACGGCACTGTTATAATTTGGCTTACACCATTTACCAAACACATTAGGGAATCGGTACACTAGAACTTTTGCTCCAGTTTCCTTACTATAATTAAACAATAAGTCTTCTCCAGCCTTCTTACTCTTTCCATAAGGATTGTCTAACTCAGCCTGAATAGATGATGAAATCATTACTGGACAAGTATTTTTATATTTTTTTAAAGTTTTTAGAAGAATTGATGTAAAACCAAAGTTTCCTTCCATAAATTCCGATTGCTCTTTAGGGCGATTCACACCAGCTAGATGGAATACAAAGTCTGCCTTTTCACAATATTCATTTAATAATGATGGTTCAGTATCTCTATCATACTCATATACATGTTTATAACCAAAATTCTTTAATTCAGCGATAAGGTTTTTGCTAATAAATCCTTTAGATCCGGTGACTAAAATTCTCATTACTTATTCCACCCTTTTAACTCTTTCTGAACATAATCAAGTTCTAATAATTTTTCTTTAATTTGATCTATGTTTAATCTTTCAGTGTTATGAGAGTTATACTCCTGTTCAGAGGATAATTTTTCATCACCTTTAACAAAATATTTGTCGTAATTTAGATCCCTTTTATCAGCTGGTACTCTATAAAACCCTTCTAAATCTTGTGCAACAACGTGCTCTTCTTTAGTAAGAAGTGTTTCATATAACTTTTCTCCATGTCGGGTTCCTATAATTTTAATTTCATTATCCACATTAAATAATTCTTTAATTGCCTGTGCTAAATCACCAATTGTAGATGCTGGTGCTTTTTGAACCATGATATCACCTGGTTTTGCATTTTGGAATGCGAAAACAACAAGTTCTACAGCCTCTTCTAAACTCATTAGGAATCTCGTCATATTAGGATCTGTTACCGTGATAGGTTGTCCATTTTTAATCTGGTCAATAAATAATGGTATAACAGATCCTCTTGAAGCCATTACATTCCCATAACGAGTTCCACAAATAAGAGTTTCATCAGATAATACAGTCTTTGATTTAGCGACAAAAACCTTTTCCATCATTGCTTTTGATATTCCCATAGCATTAATAGGATAAGCAGCCTTATCTGTAGACAAGCATATTACTTTTCCAACATTTCGTTCAATTGCTGCATTTAATACATTGTCAGTACCAATAACATTTGTTTTTACTGCTTCTAATGGGAAAAATTCACATGAAGGTACTTGCTTTAATGCTGCTGCATGAAAAATATAGTCGACTCCATGAATTGCATTTTTAATGCTCTCCAAATCACGTACATCACCAATATAGAATTTTAATTTATCATTTTTATAGAGTTTGCGCACATCATCTTGTTTTTTCTCATCACGAGAGAATATACGTATTTCTTTAATATTAGTATCTAAAAATCGGTTCATAACTGCATTCCCAAAAGATCCTGTGCCACCTGTAATTAATAATGTCTTACCATTAAACATTTATTTATCCTCCAATTCTATTAATGCTTCTTCTAACTTTTTTATAAATATTTCTTTATTATACTTTTCATTGTAATAGTTGTAAGAATTTTTACTTAATATTTCTTTATTATCCACTTTGCTAAACTTTAATATAAGTTTGGCTAATGATTTATAATCTTCTGCATCACAACAAAAACCACATTCAGAGTCTTGTATTACTTTTTGACCCTCGCCATTAATTGCACCTATTATCGGTTTTCCAAAAGCCATATAAGATTGAATTTTTCCTGGTAAAGTATTTGATATATTATCATTATCTTTTAAAGTCACTAGCATCGCATCTGCTTTGCTATAAAATTTGGGCATATCACTTAATGGTCTTCTTCCGTAAAGTTTGACACTTTTTAATGATAGGGTTTTTATTAGTTTCTTGCATTGATTTAATTTAGAACCGTCTCCTACGATATGAAAAATAATATTCTTATAGTCCTTTAATTCATAAGCTGCTTTTATTATAGTTTCTACACTTTGCATATCTCCTATGTTTCCTGCAAAAACAAAATCATAAGTGTTTTTTGCATATGTACTATTGTTTTCCGAGAAATATTTTTCAGAAAATAAATCTTCAGCATACTGTGGTAAATGGTCAATATCATTTGAATTTATTTCTAAAGTATTTTCAAAATACTGCTTAAACATGCTTGAAGTAACTGTGATTTTATCTGCAGACTTATAAATAAATTTCGATATTCTATGAAATAAATTGTATATAATAGAATCTTTTTTTAGTCCACCTGCAGCTAAACTAGCAGGCCATAAGTCCAAACAATATAAAAGTATTTTTTTCTTATGTCTTTTTTTATAAACAAGCGCTGGAATCCCACTCATAATAGGTGATAATTGATTGAATAAAATTACATCATATTTATCTTTTGTAAAATAAGCTTTTATACTAGCCGATATTGAAAAACTAAAATAATTCAAAAATAATTTAGACTTACAATTTCCTCTTCCAATTTCGAATGTTCTTTTAATTATTACACCATTTATAATTTCATATCTATTCTTTCCAAACTTATACTCTGGTAGTACTTTACCTTCTGGATAGTTAGGAAGACCAGTTAAAACTGTAACGTTATGATCTTTTTTTACAAGTGACTCACATATATCTGTTATTCTAAAAGGCTCAGGATGATAATATTGTGAAACAACCAAAATATTCATCATAAAGGCTCCTAACAAATTTAATAATTATTATTTTATTGATTAAGTATCTTATTTTCCAAGTTTACCAGTACCTCCTTCAATAACACCATCACTCTTTATGATACTTATTATTGTTCCAAAAAAGCATCTAACATCCATGAATAATCCTATCTTATTTATATATTCTCCATCTAATTCCGCCTTCTCTTTAATCGGCAATTCATCTCTACCATTAATTTGAGCCCATCCTGTTAAACCAGGTAGAACGCTATTAGCTCCGTACTTTTCTCGTTCCTCTACTAAATCATACTGATTCCACAACGCTGGTCTTGGGCCTATAATACTCATTTCACCTTTTAATATATTAATAATTTGTGGTAATTCATCGAGACTCGTTTTTCTTAAGAGCTTACCTACTCTAGTGATATATTTTTCAGGGTTATCAAGCAAATGAGTTGGAGTGTCTTTCGGAGTGTCAATTTTCATCGTTCTGAACTTTAAGATGTTAAAGTAAATTTTATTAATTCCTACCCGTTTTTGCCTAAACAGTATAGGTCCTTTGGAGTCTAGTTTTATAGCTATAACCAATAACATTATAAACGG
Proteins encoded in this region:
- a CDS encoding sugar transferase; protein product: MYRIVKRLTDFVLALIGLIVLSPFIMLLVIAIKLDSKGPILFRQKRVGINKIYFNILKFRTMKIDTPKDTPTHLLDNPEKYITRVGKLLRKTSLDELPQIINILKGEMSIIGPRPALWNQYDLVEEREKYGANSVLPGLTGWAQINGRDELPIKEKAELDGEYINKIGLFMDVRCFFGTIISIIKSDGVIEGGTGKLGK